The sequence CATCAGCGGCGCGGTGGCGGTCAGCGGCCACAGTGCACTGTGGATCGTCTATCTCTGCGCCCTCGGCCTCGGTGTGGGTGCGGCCTTCGACGCGCCGGCGCGACAGAGCTTCGTCTCGGAGATGGTCGAGGTCGAGGATCTCACCAACGCCGTCGGCCTCAACTCGGCGAGTTTCAACGTCGCGCGACTGATGGGCCCGGCGGCCGCCGGGCTTCTGATCGCCGCCCTGGGTTCCGGGCAGCGCGCCACGGGCGTGGTCTTCCTGGTCAACGCCGCCTCGTACGCCGCCGTCATCCTGCAGCTGCGCCGGATGGACCCGACGCTGCTGCACCCCGCAGACCGCCGGGCGCGCGGGCCGCACGACCTCCTCGAGGCTGTGGCCTATGTCCGCTCCCAACCCAGAATGTTGTTCGTCCTGATCGTGATCTTCTTCGTCGGCACGTTCGGGATGAACTTCCAGCTCACCTCCGCCCTGATGGCGACTCAGGTGTACGGCAAGGGAGCCGGTGAGTTCGGGCTGCTCGGCTCGGCCCTGGCGGTGGGTTCGCTGACCGGCGCGCTGATGGCCGCCCGGCGTACCTCGATCCGACTGCGTCTGCTTGTTCTGGGTGCGCTCGGGTTCGGTGCCGCCGAGGTGGTGGCCGCCTTCCTGCCGTCCTACGGACTTTTCGCGCTCTGCTGCCCACTCATCGGGTTCTCCGCGCTGACTGTCGCGAACACTGCGAACTCGACGTTGCAGTTGAGTGCCGACCCGGCCTACCGGGGCCGCGTGATGGCCCTCTACATGACGGTTTTCCAGGGAGGTACGCCGCTGGGCGCCCCGCTGATCGGCTGGATCGGGCAGGCGTACGGCGCTCGCTGGACGCTGATCGTCGGTGGTGCACTCGTCCTCGTGGGCGCCGGCATCGCAAGCACGGCGTACGCCGCGGCGGCGCAGCGCTCGCGTACCCCTGTTGCAGCGTTTTGACCCTCCCCAGACGCGCAGGTAGCCTTTCAGATCGTGTCTGGGGATTCCTGGACATGCTTTCGCGCCCTCACGGGCCTGGGCACCACCACCGCGGTTGAAACGCTGCGGCGGCAGTTCCCACTTGACCGCTTCGGCAGAGCGCCGCTGCGAGATAGATGACAAAGAAAGGGAACCACTCGGTGCCCACTATTAACCAGCTGGTCCGCAAGGGCCGCGAGGACAAGGCGTCCAAGACCAAGACGCCGGCCCTCAAGGGATCCCCGCAGCGTCGCGGCGTCTGCACGCGCGTCTACACGACCACCCCGAAGAAGCCGAACTCCGCCCTCCGCAAGGTTGCCCGTGTGCGCCTTTCGTCCGGCGTCGAGGTCACGGCCTACATCCCGGGTGTGGGTCACAACCTTCAGGAGCACTCGATCGTGCTCGTCCGTGGCGGCCGTGTGAAGGACCTTCCCGGTGTCCGCTACAAGATCATCCGCGGCACGCTTGACACCCAGGGTGTGAAGAACCGCAAGCAGGCTCGCAGCCGCTACGGCGCCAAGAAGGAGAAGGCCTAATGCCTCGCAAGGGTCCCGCTCCGAAGCGGCCGATCGACGTCGACCCGGTCTACGGATCGCAGGTTGTCACCCAGCTCGTCTCGAAGGTTCTGAAGGACGGCAAGAAGCAGGTTGCCCAGCGCATCGTCTACACCGCGCTTGAAGGCACCCGCGACAAGACCGGCGCCGACCCGGTGATCACGCTCAAGCGTGCGCTGGAGAACGTCAAGCCGGCCATCGAGGTCAAGTCCCGCCGTGTCGGTGGCGCGACCTACCAGGTTCCGGTTGAGGTCAAGGGCACCCGTGGCAACACGCTCGCCCTGCGTTGGCTCGTCGGCTACGCCGCCGACCGTCGCGAGAAGACCATGGCCGAGCGCCTCATGAACGAGATCCTCGACGCCAGCAACGGCCTGGGTGCCGCTGTGAAGAAGCGTGAGGACACTCACAAGATGGCCGAGTCCAACAAGGCCTTCGCGCACTACCGCTGGTGATTTTCCGGGTGGGGCGGCTACCGCTGCCCCACCCGACACCCCATCTACCTGCTACCTAAGGAATCCAGAGACTGTGGCCGTCGACATCACGACCGACCTCTCCGCCGTACGCAACATCGGCATCATGGCGCACATCGACGCCGGTAAGACCACCACGACTGAGCGCATCCTCTTCTACACCGGTATCTCGTACAAGATCGGTGAAGTTCACGAGGGCGCGGCCACGATGGACTGGATGGAGCAGGAGCAGGAGCGCGGCATCACGATCACGTCGGCCGCGACGACCTGCTGGTGGAAGAAGCACCAGATCAACATCATCGACACCCCGGGTCACGTGGACTTCACCGTCGAGGTGGAGCGTTCGCTCCGCGTCCTCGACGGTGCCGTCGCCGTGTTCGACGGTGTCGCCGGCGTGGAGCCGCAGTCGATGACTGTGTGGCGCCAGGCCAACAAGTACAAGGTCCCGCGGATGTGCTTCGTCAACAAGCTTGACCGCACCGGTGGCGACTTCTACCGCGTGCTGGACACGATCGTTGCGAAGCTCAACTCCACCCCGCTGGTGCTTCAGCTCCCGATCGGTGCCGAGGCCGACTTCATCGGCATCGTCGACCTGGTCGAGATGAACGCCAAGGTGTGGCGTGGCGAGACCCAGCAGGGCGAGGACTACGTGGTCGAGGAGATCCCGGCCGACCTCGCCGACAAGGCCGTCGAGTGGCGCGAGAAGCTCGTCGAGACTCTCGCCGAAGCCGACGACGCGATCATGGAGGTCTACCTCGAGGAAGGTGAC comes from Nocardioides baekrokdamisoli and encodes:
- a CDS encoding MFS transporter, whose translation is MSPTFRALHNPNYRLYLAGSVVSNTGTWMMRVAQDWLVLQPLHGGSAAVGITTGLQFLPILLLTPYAGVVADRVPKRRLLQITQATMGAASLISGAVAVSGHSALWIVYLCALGLGVGAAFDAPARQSFVSEMVEVEDLTNAVGLNSASFNVARLMGPAAAGLLIAALGSGQRATGVVFLVNAASYAAVILQLRRMDPTLLHPADRRARGPHDLLEAVAYVRSQPRMLFVLIVIFFVGTFGMNFQLTSALMATQVYGKGAGEFGLLGSALAVGSLTGALMAARRTSIRLRLLVLGALGFGAAEVVAAFLPSYGLFALCCPLIGFSALTVANTANSTLQLSADPAYRGRVMALYMTVFQGGTPLGAPLIGWIGQAYGARWTLIVGGALVLVGAGIASTAYAAAAQRSRTPVAAF
- the rpsL gene encoding 30S ribosomal protein S12; the protein is MPTINQLVRKGREDKASKTKTPALKGSPQRRGVCTRVYTTTPKKPNSALRKVARVRLSSGVEVTAYIPGVGHNLQEHSIVLVRGGRVKDLPGVRYKIIRGTLDTQGVKNRKQARSRYGAKKEKA
- the rpsG gene encoding 30S ribosomal protein S7, whose protein sequence is MPRKGPAPKRPIDVDPVYGSQVVTQLVSKVLKDGKKQVAQRIVYTALEGTRDKTGADPVITLKRALENVKPAIEVKSRRVGGATYQVPVEVKGTRGNTLALRWLVGYAADRREKTMAERLMNEILDASNGLGAAVKKREDTHKMAESNKAFAHYRW